One Salvia splendens isolate huo1 chromosome 22, SspV2, whole genome shotgun sequence DNA segment encodes these proteins:
- the LOC121786354 gene encoding aluminum-activated malate transporter 8-like, translating into MMEMNSQSQEKSYMASIPSKLHEFIKKIKKIGEEDPRRIIHSTKVGLALTLVSFFYYFRPLYDGFGQAGMWAILTVVVVFEFTVGGTLSKSINRGCATLLAGALGVGAEYLAGVCGEKGEPVVLGLMVFSLAAVSTFARFFPNVKRKYDYGVLIFILTFSLVAVSGYRVGQILELAHQRLSTILIGGATCMIISIFVCPVWAGRDLHFLVAGNIEKLAAFLQGFGGELLACGGDESSKDSSGKNVEKSFLNGYKSVLNSKATEESLANFAWWEPPHGKFKFNHPWKQYSKIGALTRECACLIESLNTNTNSKPLTPSPASEFSAKIRQPCVEMSTESGKALAEIAAAIKKMRRPPPSAEAHVQSAKSAADRLRSVLQNSSLPPKPDLQEVAPLLVAASVLIDVIRCADGIAAAVGELAREAGFEGLKTNEAAAAAVHRRGIVSPVDDGDHVVVEIQAAAADSPEKKIIST; encoded by the exons atgatGGAGATGAACTCACAAAGCCAAGAGAAATCATACATGGCCTCCATTCCTTCAAAACTCCATGAATTcatcaagaaaataaagaaaatcgGAGAAGAAGATCCAAGAAGGATCATTCACTCCACCAAAGTTGGATTGGCTTTGACACTAGTCTCCTTCTTCTACTACTTCCGGCCACTCTACGACGGCTTTGGACAGGCCGGGATGTGGGCAATCTTAACCGTCGTAGTTGTCTTTGAATTCACAGTCG GCGGGACCCTATCGAAAAGCATAAACAGAGGCTGTGCGACGCTGCTAGCCGGGGCATTGGGTGTCGGGGCCGAGTATTTGGCCGGTGTCTGTGGCGagaaaggcgagcccgttgttCTTGGACTCATGGTCTTCTCTCTAG CTGCGGTTTCTACATTTGCAAGGTTTTTTCCAAATGTGAAGAGGAAGTATGATTATGGGGTGTTGATATTCATACTGACATTCAGCCTTGTGGCGGTGTCGGGTTACCGGGTCGGGCAGATACTGGAGCTGGCCCATCAGAGGCTCTCGACTATACTCATAGGCGGGGCGACTTGTATGATCATATCCATATTCGTTTGCCCGGTTTGGGCGGGTCGGGATCTGCACTTCCTCGTCGCTGGAAACATTGAAAAGCTTGCTGCTTTTTTGCAAG GATTTGGGGGTGAACTTTTGGCTTGTGGTGGGGATGAGAGTAGCAAGGATTCAAGTGGGAAGAATGTCGAGAAATCGTTTCTCAATGGCTATAAAAGCGTGCTTAATTCTAAGGCCACGGAGGAATCATTG GCAAATTTTGCATGGTGGGAGCCTCCTCACGGCAAGTTCAAATTCAACCATCCATGGAAGCAATACTCCAAAATCGGAGCTCTAACAAGGGAATGCGCATGTTTAATCGAATCcctaaacacaaacacaaattccaaACCCCTCACCCCATCGCCGGCGTCCGAGTTCAGCGCCAAAATCCGGCAACCGTGCGTCGAAATGAGCACGGAATCCGGCAAGGCCCTCGCCGAAATCGCCGccgcaattaaaaaaatgaggCGGCCGCCACCGTCCGCAGAGGCGCACGTGCAAAGCGCCAAATCCGCGGCGGATCGGCTGCGGAGCGTTCTCCAGAACTCCTCGCTGCCGCCGAAGCCGGACCTGCAGGAGGTGGCGCCGCTGCTCGTCGCCGCGTCGGTGCTCATCGACGTTATTAGATGCGCCGACGGAATCGCGGCGGCGGTTGGCGAGCTTGCGAGGGAGGCGGGTTTCGAGGGTTTGAAGACGAAcgaggcggcggcagcggcggttcATCGGCGTGGGATTGTTAGCCCTGTGGATGACGGTGATCATGTGGTGGTTGAGATtcaggcggcggcggcggactCGCCGGAAAAGAAGATAATtagtacttaa